A genomic segment from Fuerstiella sp. encodes:
- a CDS encoding Hsp20/alpha crystallin family protein, producing MHCSTHQSSLSRPFRVARCNTATRCGGLGALTIIEADSYSRVELDVAGFSAEELSIDLQDGHLVVSGKRHQAGDCDATIYSERQSLTFRRVLRLDSRFDAVTAEAELTDGVLILTFARNREAERRRIEIQNSENDV from the coding sequence ATGCACTGTTCAACTCACCAATCCTCACTCAGTCGTCCGTTTCGAGTGGCACGCTGTAACACTGCAACGCGTTGCGGTGGCCTGGGGGCACTCACCATCATCGAAGCGGACTCATATTCCCGCGTTGAACTGGATGTCGCCGGGTTTTCAGCTGAAGAGCTTTCAATCGATCTTCAGGATGGCCATTTGGTCGTGTCCGGTAAGCGTCATCAGGCCGGCGACTGTGATGCAACGATCTACAGTGAACGGCAGTCGTTGACGTTTCGTCGGGTTCTGCGTTTGGACAGTAGGTTCGATGCCGTAACAGCTGAGGCAGAACTTACGGACGGCGTCTTAATACTGACGTTTGCTCGAAATCGGGAAGCTGAACGCCGTCGTATTGAGATTCAGAATTCAGAAAATGACGTCTGA
- a CDS encoding Hsp20/alpha crystallin family protein codes for MNLNSLENSFQLFSDLVSDLVPGADDHARPELTIFDHEDRYVIECDLPGVSLADVSLEVHDGVLEISGERRKSELPEGSSVRYDERLWNHFRRRIRLDKSVDSTLITADYNNGVLVVTAPRLEETLPRKVMIRTSSGDS; via the coding sequence GTGAATCTGAACTCACTTGAAAACTCATTTCAGCTTTTTAGCGACCTGGTTAGTGACTTGGTTCCCGGAGCGGATGATCATGCACGACCGGAACTCACTATCTTTGATCATGAAGACCGTTACGTCATCGAATGCGACCTCCCGGGTGTGTCACTTGCTGATGTCAGCCTTGAAGTTCACGACGGTGTGCTGGAGATCTCCGGCGAACGCCGGAAGTCCGAATTACCGGAAGGATCGTCGGTGAGATACGACGAACGTCTCTGGAATCACTTCCGAAGAAGAATCAGGCTGGACAAGTCCGTGGACTCTACATTGATTACCGCGGACTATAACAACGGTGTGCTGGTGGTCACCGCTCCTCGGCTTGAGGAAACCCTGCCTCGCAAGGTGATGATCCGGACTTCATCCGGTGACTCATAG